The nucleotide sequence ATCCTGCTTTCGTCGGCCTGCGTCGCGCTGGTCGCCATTCCGACCGCCGCTTCGGCGCAGTTCGGCGCCCTGCGCGATGCCGCGCGCGACGTTGAGAATGCCGCCGACGATGCTCGGCAGACTGCCGAAACCGCGCAAGCCGTGGTCGAAACGGTGGAAGCGATTGCCGATGGCGATATCGAAGATGCTGCCGAGACGCTGGGCCAGTGCGCTGCCGCGACGGCCACCGAAGCCGCGCTGACCGGCCAGCTCGACCGTTCTGCCGAAGACCACGCCGAAGTGGCTGCCGAGTGCGTCGTGACCGAGGCCACGCTTGCCGAGTAAATTGGCCGAGTAAATTGGCAGAATAAGACAGAATGCGATGTGGCGGACCCTCCATCGATAGCCCCGATGCCGCCATGTCCATGCCTGCCGTCTCCAAGGCATGATCCCGATTTTGGGGGCGGCAGGCACACCTGCCTTTTGGTAACAGGCTTGTGCTACGAGGCAGGTGAAACCTTGTTCACCCGGTGATGGCACAAGCACCAAAGGTCATGATGGATAAAAGCGCACAGATCGTCGCCGACGCATATGCCGTCGTATCCCAGCCAGAGAGGCTGCTGGATATCCATGAGCGGCTTCAGTCTTTGGTCGAGGCCCATATTGCGGGGACCGAGCTGACCGGCGATGTGCGCTTCCATTTCGCCCATGCGGCCGACCTGCTGGCAGGCGAGGTGGAGCCGGGGCTGGGGCCTTTCGATCCGTTCGACGGGAACGGACAGGATAGCCCCGCCGCCCGCAGTGCCGCACTGGTGCTGGACAGACATTTGCAATTGGTCCGCGCGGATAAAACCGTGTTCGAGGACCATCTGAAAGCGCTGGGAGAACCGCTCCCGGAATGGATATGGCACCCGATCGATGGGGCATCGGGTGAAACATCCATGCGCAGCCTGCTTGCACGTGGGGATGCAAGCGGCGCAATCCGGTTGATGCGGTCTCCCGATGACGCGCGCGGCGCCCTGTTCACTGCATCCACGGGGATGCTGGACGGGGCGCCGCATCTGCTTTTGCACCACCTTGGCCTGCGCTGGGACGATGAGGCCGGCAGCGCCTTTATCGACCTGCTGGGCCTTACCCGAAGCGAAGCGCGTGTGCTGGAATGGCTGGTGGGTGGTGGTACGCTGCGCGAGCTGGCTGATGACCGCGGCACGGCGCTCGGCACAGTGCGCAACCAGACCAAGTCTCTGCTGCGCAAGGTCGGCGCTACCTCGCAGATCGAGGCGGTGTGCATGTGGGCGGGCTTCCGCCAGCGCTGGCTGGATGCGCAATCGATCGATCCCGAACCGGCGGCAGAGGGGCCGCGACCGCGTGGCAAGGGAAGCGGCAGCCAGGCTTTGATGCGTTTCGAACGGCACGGCCTGCTCGGCGGTATGCCTGTGCTGTACATGCACTCCATGCTCGGCGGGCCGCATGTGATGCCAGCCGTCGATGCCGCGATGCGCAAGGCCGGGCTCGAGCTCATCACGCCTTGGCGGCCCGGCTATGGCGAAAGGACGGTGCAGGCAGACAGGTTCGCCATGGTGCGCGACTTCGTTGACGAACTGCCCGGCCTGCTCAACCGCCTCGCCATCCCGCGCGTGCGGGTGCTGGGCTCGGTAGGCGGTGCCGCTTTCGCGCTTGCCTTTGCGAAGGTTCATCCGGAGCTGACCCATTCGGTGACGCTCGCCAGCCCGTGCATTCCCATCACCCATCGCAGCGAATTGAAGCATCTGCGCACCGCGCAGTCGCTGCCCATCGAGGTTGCGCGCATCGCGCCATCGCTCAACCGCTGGTATGTGCGCGCCGTGCTGGCGCGGCTGCGGCGCAAGGGCGCGATGGAGTATGTGCGCGAATATTTCTCCGCCAGCCCGGTCGATCTCGACTGGATGGAAGAGCTGAAGAACCAGGAATTCATTCGCAATTCGCTGAACGAGGCATTCGCACAGAGCGGCGAATTCGGCGTGGCGGAAACCGAGCTAAACGCGATGGACTGGACGCCGCTGTTCGAAGGGCTCGAAAGCCCGGTGCGGATCATTCACGGCAGCGACGATGTGCTGGCACGCCCGCAACTGGTGCACCCCTTTGCCGAACGGCACGGCTTCTGCACCGAAGGACCGATCGAGCAATCGGGCAGCTTCCTGTTGTTCCAGCAGCCAGACCTGATTGCGGCGCGCCTGAAAGACCAGTAGCTTCGCGACGGCGATAAAGTGGCCGTCGGACAATCGCAGCTTGCGAAGCGCACGCTCGCCGTTAGTCTCCTGCACCATTCAGGAGAGGACCATCATGGGCAATTGGAAAACACTGGCGCTGGCCGCCACCGGCCTGTCTGCGCTCGCCGCCATGCCGACGGCTGCGCAGGAAACGCCGATCGCATTCGAGAACGCCACCATCCACACGATGCGCGGAGACGGGCTGGGCACGCTGGAGAACGCCACGCTGATCGTCCACGAAGGCCGCATCACAACCGTCGGCAATGGCGGCGTGTTCATTCCCGAGAATGCCGAACGCCGCGATGCCACCGGCATGGTCATCATGCCCGGCATCGTCGATACGCACAGCCATATCGGGCAAGTGTCCGGGGCAGACAGTTCGGCTGCCATCCAGCCCGATGTGCGCGCGCTCGATGCCATCAATGTGGGCGACAATTCGATAGCCCGCGCCCGCGCCGGCGGCGTCACCGTCGCCAATATCATGCCCGGCTCCGGTCATCTGATGGGCGGGCAGACCTTCTACATGAAGCTGCGCGATGGCGA is from Aurantiacibacter gangjinensis and encodes:
- a CDS encoding helix-turn-helix domain-containing protein translates to MAQAPKVMMDKSAQIVADAYAVVSQPERLLDIHERLQSLVEAHIAGTELTGDVRFHFAHAADLLAGEVEPGLGPFDPFDGNGQDSPAARSAALVLDRHLQLVRADKTVFEDHLKALGEPLPEWIWHPIDGASGETSMRSLLARGDASGAIRLMRSPDDARGALFTASTGMLDGAPHLLLHHLGLRWDDEAGSAFIDLLGLTRSEARVLEWLVGGGTLRELADDRGTALGTVRNQTKSLLRKVGATSQIEAVCMWAGFRQRWLDAQSIDPEPAAEGPRPRGKGSGSQALMRFERHGLLGGMPVLYMHSMLGGPHVMPAVDAAMRKAGLELITPWRPGYGERTVQADRFAMVRDFVDELPGLLNRLAIPRVRVLGSVGGAAFALAFAKVHPELTHSVTLASPCIPITHRSELKHLRTAQSLPIEVARIAPSLNRWYVRAVLARLRRKGAMEYVREYFSASPVDLDWMEELKNQEFIRNSLNEAFAQSGEFGVAETELNAMDWTPLFEGLESPVRIIHGSDDVLARPQLVHPFAERHGFCTEGPIEQSGSFLLFQQPDLIAARLKDQ